In Triticum urartu cultivar G1812 chromosome 6, Tu2.1, whole genome shotgun sequence, the following proteins share a genomic window:
- the LOC125515979 gene encoding uncharacterized protein LOC125515979 isoform X1, giving the protein MLRLRSCVLAHLFSSSTTSHGSTFRRLLSATTAAPAVSPHTGFAVEAYLVDTCGLTRAQALKASAKLSHLRSPSKPDAVLAFLADLGIPISDVAALVARDPKFLCAGVERTLSPIVGGLTGLGLSSSEIARLVPLAASNHFRSKSVVSKVHYYIRLLGSFEGFLRAFKGNQQLLSCNLDGSGGQAECRVTAGVHARCLRYWQASRLYAKDAHRQRGVNPGDGGQR; this is encoded by the coding sequence ATGCTCCGCCTCCGGAGCTGCGTCCTCGCGCACCTGTTCTCCTCTTCCACCACCTCTCACGGCTCCACCTTCCGCCGTCTCCtctccgccaccaccgccgcgCCCGCCGTTTCCCCACACACCGGATTCGCCGTCGAGGCGTACCTGGTCGACACCTGCGGTCTCACCCGAGCCCAGGCCCTCAAGGCCTCCGCCAAGCTCTCCCACCTGAGGTCCCCATCCAAGCCCGACGCCGTCCTCGCCTTCCTCGCCGACCTCGGCATCCCCATCTCCGACGTCGCGGCCCTAGTGGCCAGGGACCCCAAGTTCCTCTGCGCCGGCGTGGAGAGAACCCTGTCCCCGATCGTCGGCGGGCTCACCGGCCTCGGACTCTCGTCGTCTGAGATCGCGCGACTCGTCCCGCTCGCTGCCAGCAACCACTTCCGCAGCAAATCCGTCGTCTCCAAGGTGCACTACTACATCCGCCTCTTGGGCTCCTTCGAGGGATTCCTCCGGGCGTTCAAAGGTAACCAACAACTCCTCTCGTGTAACCTCGACGGCAGTGGTGGTCAAGCGGAATGTCGGGTTACTGCAGGAGTGCACGCGAGGTGCTTGCGATATTGGCAAGCTAGCCGTCTCTATGCCAAGGATGCTCACCGCCAACGTGGAGTGAATCCGGGCGATGGTGGCCAGCGCTGA
- the LOC125515979 gene encoding uncharacterized protein LOC125515979 isoform X2 produces the protein MLRLRSCVLAHLFSSSTTSHGSTFRRLLSATTAAPAVSPHTGFAVEAYLVDTCGLTRAQALKASAKLSHLRSPSKPDAVLAFLADLGIPISDVAALVARDPKFLCAGVERTLSPIVGGLTGLGLSSSEIARLVPLAASNHFRSKSVVSKVHYYIRLLGSFEGFLRAFKGVHARCLRYWQASRLYAKDAHRQRGVNPGDGGQR, from the exons ATGCTCCGCCTCCGGAGCTGCGTCCTCGCGCACCTGTTCTCCTCTTCCACCACCTCTCACGGCTCCACCTTCCGCCGTCTCCtctccgccaccaccgccgcgCCCGCCGTTTCCCCACACACCGGATTCGCCGTCGAGGCGTACCTGGTCGACACCTGCGGTCTCACCCGAGCCCAGGCCCTCAAGGCCTCCGCCAAGCTCTCCCACCTGAGGTCCCCATCCAAGCCCGACGCCGTCCTCGCCTTCCTCGCCGACCTCGGCATCCCCATCTCCGACGTCGCGGCCCTAGTGGCCAGGGACCCCAAGTTCCTCTGCGCCGGCGTGGAGAGAACCCTGTCCCCGATCGTCGGCGGGCTCACCGGCCTCGGACTCTCGTCGTCTGAGATCGCGCGACTCGTCCCGCTCGCTGCCAGCAACCACTTCCGCAGCAAATCCGTCGTCTCCAAGGTGCACTACTACATCCGCCTCTTGGGCTCCTTCGAGGGATTCCTCCGGGCGTTCAAAG GAGTGCACGCGAGGTGCTTGCGATATTGGCAAGCTAGCCGTCTCTATGCCAAGGATGCTCACCGCCAACGTGGAGTGAATCCGGGCGATGGTGGCCAGCGCTGA